The genomic stretch AGGCTCCGCTTCTGAGTAACACATACTTTTGCTTTTCCCCAGTGACACCTGACGAGAGCCACCTGCGTGCCCAACTGCCTGGACTCCACTGGCCCTGTGGCTTCAGTCACACTCACCACTGTCCAAAGCCTCTCCTGACTAACAGGGGAAGTAACACAAGGCCTGGAGCCCAATTCTACAAAAGAAACTAGAAGTCAGGACCTGTCCTGGCAGCTCACAGCAGGTCTGTTACATACAGCTCCTGACAAATCCTAAAGCTTCCTACACCACACCACCTTTCCTGAGTCTACCAGCCCTTCCAGCTATCAGAATATAGCCATCCTCACATGCCTGTCATCTTCCTAAGGTCCCTCACCAGTAGGATGAGTTCTTAAAACCAGGGCTTGCCGAAGCCACAGAGGATGAACAGCCATAGGGAAAGGGCAGCCTAGAAGCCTGCTAACACTGGAAGCGCTGGCAGACACTCCGAAAGGTCTGAGCTCTTAGCCTCTGCCCTTAGAAGACACTAATGCTGGGCTCAGGTTTCCCAAACACAGATGCTAGCATGGCCCAGCCCTCAGGGTCTGCGAACAGGTAAGCCCTCAGTCAGTAATGCTCTGAATTAATAATGCACACAGAAGTGCAACCGTCTACAGGACTGTCTCTCATTCACCTCCGAAGGGCTTCACAGCGTCCTCCGCTGACACCGTCAACACTGTGGAAGGCACCAGCACAGCTATGAAAGAAAAGCATCAGGAACATGGTGTCCAGCAGGGCAGGCCCTCCAGATAAACACAGAGAGAGGACCAAGGGAGAgcatgtggctgctggggacaAGCAAGTAGCTGGCCTCACAGCCTGGCTCTACTGCTAGCGGAGGTGTGGCCCAGAGACCACTAGGGGCCAGAGTAGAGACTCCCTTGCAGTCCTTGGTGGCCCCTAGCAACCAGAACCAGGTCATGGTCGAATGCCCTCGTAAAATCTAAGCAAGCCAGTGAGGAGATGGAAACCCATCAGGGTCCCTGAGCCCGACGCCACCATCCCACGCATCCGTTTGATTCTCTGTGCCACAGGCACCAACCATTCAGATTCATCCTTGCTCAACTCCGTTTATTTTCCCACAGTGCTTCACGTTCACCTTCATAGCTACCAACAAATCAAATGTACAAGAGTATGTTACACACTATACAAGGGCGTCTCAGGGCGACCAGGACCCCGGTGAGGAGGTGTGCGTTCATTTCTAAAGTGCATGCTTCCCCCACCCGGGCGCCGGCGCGGCCTCTCCGCCCGCCCACGAGGAGGTCAGGAGGTGAGAGACTGGATGTTCCTGAGCATCTCATCGAAGGCCTGTGGCGATGGTGCGTCGGCGTTCTGGAAGGTGGCCTGGACTCGGCTGTACAGACTGAAGGACTTCAGTTCCAGCCAGAGAAACCCAAAGCGGTCCTCATCGAACAGGACGAAGACGCCGGGGGTACGCTCGGGGCTCGTAAAGCCATGGCCAGCGATGAGGCCTGTGCCATAGAAactacagagaagagagagagcgcCATCAGAAGGGGCCCAGACAGACAGTGCAAGCCCACACCGTACAGGGAATACGCAGTGCACACATCCACAGTGCACGCAGCCATTTCTATAGCTCCCAGCCACACCACAGCAATTCGCAggtaggcagcaccccaggaggGCCTCACCTTACAGGGTCAGGGTTAGGCTCCAAGTTCCTGACTGAATTCGCTAACAAGCACACGGGAGCCCTGGACACAGGTCAGGGCCCTGAGCCACTTAGGTAGTCTGTGCACAGAGCCCAAGGGTTGCCTATCTGTGGCCGAGAAGATAATTGTGGCAACTGAGGTAGGCGTGACAGGCAGGCCCACCAGGGACACTCCCAGGACCCTCCCTGCACCCAGTCACGTATTCATCTATGCAGGACAGCCTGAATGTCAAAGGGAATGGCCAACATAGGCTGAAGGCAGTGGCCAGGGCTAAAGAGGCGAAGGTCAAAAGGGCATGAGCTGGCGCTCCGTATGTCTGGTTGCCCTCCACATGCAGGGGTGGACAGGGGAGGCAGATGGCACCTCTCCCTCAGCAGCCCCATGAACCAAACCCACCAGTGTGAGATGTGTACAGTGACGCCACCCACGGGACACCCAGGCACACTGTAGCACTGGAACCCTCCCCTGCTCCCCTTACTTGCCACATCTGTAGGGCAGtttccttgtctctctctctcacctggctAACCAGGTGAGTTATCTGCCGAAGCTTTGCCATCTGCGCCACCTGAAGTGGCCAGTGTCCTGGAACTCCTGGAAATCCCACTGTAGGTCCATCTAGGACCGGGTGTTGTGTTTGGTCTGCAATGGTGTGTGCCCCGCCCCACCCACAGGCTCAGGGTTCGAATGCTGCTGGTACTGCTCTGGAAGACCGGAGCCCTTGGCAGGTGGGGCTGTGCAGCAGGAAGGCATTCACTGGGGACAGCCTCTCACGTGTTAGCTGCATCTGCCGCACACTTAAGGCAGGAGCACAGTccagcccccaccaccaccacaaagagctgaaaccatgagcccaaaaCAGACCTTGAGGCAGTGAGGTGGCCCAGTGGGTTAGGGTAACAGCTCTGTGACCTGCCGGCCGCCCTGAAACCAGGCCATGCATGCGCCCTCCTCCCTCCAGGGATCCCTCCACCCTCCTGGGAGTGCTGGAAACTGTGCTGGCTTAGAGCTGGTCCCCGCCCCCAGGGTCCTCACCATAACCGGCAGGTGCGGGGGTAATCCTCATTCCTCGAGCTGACACCCGCAGGAAGCACAAACGGCTGTCCCTGCCCAGACGTGGATGACTGCTCAGCGGCCTCAGCTCCAGGGCCGGCCTCTTTGCTGGCCTTAGCAGGTGGCCCTTCAGGGTCCTTGACTGCAGGCTCCCGGTGTGGAGCGGGGCCCTCGccagcctcctgctcctgccGCACCTGCTCCCGGACCTCCAGGACGATCCTGGAGAGCTCATTGAAGTTTCGGAGGTTCTCCACGTCTGGCAGCTGGATGCGGCGCTGCAGGTCAATCTCCACAGTCTGCTGCCCCGCGGGGATGTTGGGGTCGCCCTGTGGAAAGGGCATTTGGCAAGAGTCAGGAGGGCCGGGAGACCACAGAGGCCCCCGTGGAGCATGCTCAGGTAGCAGCATCTCACAAGACACGAGAGTCTGAAgactctctccagctcccaggacTGGCCAGTGAGTGACAGGGGCGGCCGGCTGGAGCGCAGGCGCACACAGGTGCTCCTGTGCCTAGAGGCCCCCATTTGTGAAGTATGTGGGCCTCCCAGGGCCTGGCTGTTAGCAGCCCGGATGCTCAGCCCGTGCTGGTGGGGTGCTAAAACCCCAAGGGAGGGGCTAGGGGCTGTGCGGCCGCCACACAGCTGAGATCCTGATCTGGATCCTACCAGCATTGCGTGTGGAGGCTCTCCCAGAGCAGAGGGACGTGAAGCCCCGACAGAGACCTAAGACCCTCCTCTCAGAACTCAGTGATGGGAATATGGTGGCAAAGAGGCCTTGGCAAGGAGCAGCCACCTGTGTAGCCAGATACCCAGAGCTCGGAAGAGGGGCTTTATCTGAGGCTCGAGCCCAGCCCAGCCCGCAACAGTAGCCACACCATGAGACACTGCACAAGGGCGTTTGCCAGCCTTGGGCCCCTTAACCCATCCGCAGCTCAGCAGAATCTAGGAAGTCTGGGATATCGGCGCTGGAGAGGGCCTAAAAACCAGCACGCCCAGCAGGACAGGGTGGCTATCCGCTGAAGCCTGTGCCTTTGGAGCACGGTGGACTCATGCCTGCCCACCCACCGGGTGGCCACCGAGGGACTGGGATGGCTCACCGTGATCTTGGTGCCCCTGGCACGAGAGCCGTGGAAGCTAAGCATCACGATTTCCAGCCCATGGCTGCCGTAGGTGCCCTTAAAGAGGCCAGGCTTGATGAGGTCATCGGGGTGGCTGGGAGGGAGGTAGATCCGCCGGTAGGTCAGGCAGTTGCTGTgcggggaggcagaagcagcaagGGGCTCAACCTGGCTGCACAGGCATCTTCCATGGCTGAGCAGGACTTGGCTAAACCGCTTGCCCCAGACCTTGGGCACAGCCCTCCCACACCCATGTGCATCCCCAGGGCCTAGGAGGGCAAGCCCATGAGCGCAGCACGGCTCAGCATGACCCTCAGAAACAGAGCCCGTTCCCATGGCACTGAGGGGGCACGGCTAGGCATGAAGCCAGAGGCTAAGAAGAGGGACACTTGGCTTCAGCACACACTGGCCACTTGATGGCTGTGCTGGGTGACAACTACCACAAGACAACTACCACAGCAGGGGTGAGAGATGGGGCTGTGCACACAGCACCCACAAAGGGGACCCACACCCACAAAACCCACACTTTCAGAAAGGGGGGACTAAGTCCACAGTACCCACACAGGAAAGGAAGAACGGCATCCAAAAAAGGGGCACAACTGTGTTCATGGTACCCAGAGAGGGGAAAACTGTATTCATAGTTCACATCACCCGGAGAATGGGGACAGCATGGTCCCATAGCCAGGCGTCACTCTCCCACAGAGAGGGGCTGTACTCACAGCTACAGTGAGGTGACCACTTGGCACTCACTCGTACTGACTGGTGTAGATGAACTTCATCAGAATCAGCTCCTGCATGTGCTCGTGGAAGATGTCTTCCAGCGTGCGGCCCCACTCCTCCCTCAGCCACGTCCGAAACTCCTTCAGAGAACAAGGGCATGGGAGTCACCAAGATGAAGGGCAGAGGTTGCTGTGCGGCGCTGAACAGACAAACACTTCCAAGCTGAACGAGCTTCCGGGTGGGCAGGCGTGAGCAGGAGCTGTGAGCCCTTGGGGTTTGGGTCTGAGGGCGGCCCAGCTGGGAAAAACCAGTCCCCCCACCAGGGCGCACAGCCTCAGACTCCCAAGAGGGCTTCTGTCAGGCAAGGCCAGGGCCAGAACCTCTGTCCCAGGCTGCAGCAAGTTGGCCTTGCTATGCCCATGTGGGAAGCAGTGATCCACACTGATCCAGCTCCACCCTGCACAGCCTAGGAGACCTCAGGTACCTGGAAGAGCTCAGGCACAGCAGGGCCCTGCCAACCTAGCCAGTGGGGCCAACCCAGCCAGTGGGGCCAACCCAGCCAGTGGGGCCAATGTCTGGGGCTGCCAATGAGGAACATAGTGGGACCTAGCCTGACAGATGGGTGGATCCTCCTTTCCCACAGCACTTACGAAGCCTGCTGAGCCCATTCAAGGAATATATATAGAGGAAGGGCCTTCGTGAACGCTGCATATGTGAGACACAGTAACTCATGTGTCCTATGCTGTCATGTCCTCAAAGTCCTGCTCACTCTGGACAGCCTCTGATCATGGAGAACAGGTTAATCTACTGATCAGGAACCCAGGAGCCATTGTGGGGGcccaaaggaagccagagagAGTGCAGAGCAGAACGGGACACAAAATCTTGCAGATTTCTGTTTCCAGGAGCCTGAGAACACAGTGTGTACAGGGCCCACTACTGTGCGAGCCACAGAATGACCGGCGCTGGCTCAAGAAAGGGCATGAAGGGCTACAACCACATGAGTGCTCCACTCCGTAAAGACAAAGATCCTCTGCAAACTGACATGGAGGTCCAACGcctcacacacacgctcaccaCACACCACATGGAGGAGAGCCCATGCTGGAATGCAGAGTCCAGACGTACGGGTGAAATGGGAAGACGCCACGAGCTCTCTCTACCAACCAGACGCGGTCAGACAGCCACGACGGGAGGACCAGCGGGTGGGTCCCTGGAGCCATAAGACGGACAAAACCAAGACCCGGCCCACTTTCAGCAAGGGTGCCCAAGCCCTGACTGAAGAGAGTCTCCAACCAACAGAGCCATCCCttactcacacaacacacacagcccACAGACATGACCATGAAGCAAAATCTTTTCTACCCCAATACTGAGGGGAGGAGTCAAGGCACTAACAGGAGACCACCACACCTCTGCttaaagggggaagggaaggcagtCTGcaaactggagatgaggctttaTAAAACACAGAGTGacccaaaagaaaaatgtttttttgttttaaaattaggctccaggggctggagagatggctcagtggttaagagcactgactgctcttctaaaggtcctgagttcaaatcccagcaaccacgtggtggctcacaaccatctgtaatgggatcagatgtcctcttctggtgtgtgacagagtgtgtgtgtgtgtatgtatgtatatatatatatatatatacatatatatatatatatatacacacacacacacatatacacacacacatatatatggctcacacacatacatatatacacacacacatatataatctttaaaataaatctttaaaaataaataaaataaaattaggctCTACTTATAAACCCCTCATGCtaacaagatggttcagtggctaagagtactgCTCttcagatgacctgagttccattcccagcatccacatctagCAGCTCACAATGaccgtaactccagctccaggtgattGGACTCCTCTGACaaatactcacacaaacacacacacacacacacacacacacacacacacacacacgtatggaCGCATGcaaacacacgcgcacacacacacacatgcacacacacaattttaaaaaggcagaggcaggcatatcaTCTGTCCTGGggtccagcctgatctacacagtcagctccaggacagcAGCCAAGCCGGCCTAGTGAACTCCACCCCACCCTCAAAATTAGACCTTTCCCAACAGTGGCTGTTCTTGTGGAAGAACACAAgagcatgtttttattttaaaagaacatattTTTATAAGACTCAAATAGGTAACAGGTGAAATGAAACCAattgagagggagaaaggaagacttCAGCATCACGCCGC from Rattus norvegicus strain BN/NHsdMcwi chromosome 19, GRCr8, whole genome shotgun sequence encodes the following:
- the Fbxo31 gene encoding F-box only protein 31 isoform 2 (isoform 2 is encoded by transcript variant 2), with amino-acid sequence MAVCARLCGVGPARGCRRRQQRRGPAETAAADSEADTDPEEERIEAGPARCSLLELPPELLVEIFASLPGTDLPSLAQVCSRFRRILHTDTIWRRRCREEYGVCENLRKLEITGVSCRDVYAKRINPRVKSGRFMKILPDYEHMEYRDVYTCLLHRYRHILGLWQPDIGPYGGLLNVVVDGLFIIGWMYLPPHDPHVGDPMRFKPLFRIHLMERKSATVECMYGHKGPHNGHIQIVKRDEFSTKCNQTDHHRMSGGRQEEFRTWLREEWGRTLEDIFHEHMQELILMKFIYTSQYDNCLTYRRIYLPPSHPDDLIKPGLFKGTYGSHGLEIVMLSFHGSRARGTKITGDPNIPAGQQTVEIDLQRRIQLPDVENLRNFNELSRIVLEVREQVRQEQEAGEGPAPHREPAVKDPEGPPAKASKEAGPGAEAAEQSSTSGQGQPFVLPAGVSSRNEDYPRTCRLCFYGTGLIAGHGFTSPERTPGVFVLFDEDRFGFLWLELKSFSLYSRVQATFQNADAPSPQAFDEMLRNIQSLTS
- the Fbxo31 gene encoding F-box only protein 31 isoform 1 (isoform 1 is encoded by transcript variant 1), yielding MAVCARLCGVGPARGCRRRQQRRGPAETAAADSEADTDPEEERIEAGPARCSLLELPPELLVEIFASLPGTDLPSLAQVCSRFRRILHTDTIWRRRCREEYGVCENLRKLEITGVSCRDVYAKLLHRYRHILGLWQPDIGPYGGLLNVVVDGLFIIGWMYLPPHDPHVGDPMRFKPLFRIHLMERKSATVECMYGHKGPHNGHIQIVKRDEFSTKCNQTDHHRMSGGRQEEFRTWLREEWGRTLEDIFHEHMQELILMKFIYTSQYDNCLTYRRIYLPPSHPDDLIKPGLFKGTYGSHGLEIVMLSFHGSRARGTKITGDPNIPAGQQTVEIDLQRRIQLPDVENLRNFNELSRIVLEVREQVRQEQEAGEGPAPHREPAVKDPEGPPAKASKEAGPGAEAAEQSSTSGQGQPFVLPAGVSSRNEDYPRTCRLCFYGTGLIAGHGFTSPERTPGVFVLFDEDRFGFLWLELKSFSLYSRVQATFQNADAPSPQAFDEMLRNIQSLTS